One genomic region from Euzebya tangerina encodes:
- a CDS encoding cytochrome c maturation protein CcmE codes for MKSATLLLSLGGVAAVLTGFLVFGGLGDNLTYYLTPTEAVDQRDDFADGRRFRLAGDVQPGSVVEAEDGLEFVVADGGEAVRVLHDGLPPQLFSEGIEVVVEGLWEDDVFMSYTMLVKHDEEYYPPSEEASP; via the coding sequence ATGAAGTCCGCGACCCTCCTCCTCTCTCTCGGCGGCGTGGCCGCGGTTCTCACGGGCTTCTTGGTCTTCGGTGGACTTGGGGACAACCTGACCTACTACCTGACCCCGACCGAGGCTGTCGATCAACGCGACGACTTTGCCGATGGTCGTCGGTTCCGCCTTGCCGGCGATGTCCAACCGGGAAGCGTCGTCGAGGCAGAGGACGGTCTTGAGTTCGTCGTCGCCGACGGTGGAGAGGCCGTCCGAGTCCTTCATGACGGGCTGCCGCCCCAGCTCTTCTCGGAGGGCATCGAAGTGGTGGTCGAGGGCCTATGGGAAGACGACGTCTTCATGTCCTACACGATGCTGGTCAAGCACGACGAGGAGTACTACCCGCCCAGCGAAGAGGCTTCCCCATGA
- the lnt gene encoding apolipoprotein N-acyltransferase, whose protein sequence is MLASSLPPRGWWPLGVAGIGLLGATLRDVTARCRFLLGALAGATLLTVGLWWATGLHFGGGIVLIACQGLLFGLIGPLVNPVRPWTALTGAVVLVEALRWRWPLSGLPFASPVLGQVDAPWVAIAPLAGSLGVLLVTAAVGGALAAGLAAGRGKAITMAAFSLALTPFVLSGPWPVSVENGRADVVRVAIVQGGGPTGTSAATGDPAVPLRRALALSADIPEETDLVVWAENVIQVSFPFEDSDVAASLGVLAAENHTTMLVGVTENDDALGEVPRFRNAAVVVEGDGQVGDRYEKVIRVPFGEYVPLRDLLARVVDLSRVPRDAIVGEGPPTVQTSLGTIGTVISFEAMFPQRVRAAVSAGGQFLVVPTNASSYVGPDVPAQQLAGARLRAMETGRAIAQAAPTGYSAIIDPDGTVRRLSQLGSGEVLTGEVMKRTALTPFVRFGDGPTLLAASVFVGVAWAPTAYSRWSRSRSMYSISLD, encoded by the coding sequence TTGCTTGCGTCCAGCCTTCCGCCCCGCGGATGGTGGCCGCTGGGAGTCGCGGGCATCGGCCTGCTCGGTGCCACGCTTCGCGACGTCACAGCGCGGTGTCGATTCCTGCTGGGGGCGCTTGCAGGCGCAACGCTGCTGACGGTCGGTTTGTGGTGGGCGACCGGTCTCCATTTCGGCGGGGGGATCGTGCTCATCGCATGCCAGGGACTCCTCTTCGGGCTGATCGGTCCGCTGGTCAATCCGGTTAGACCGTGGACGGCCTTGACCGGCGCAGTCGTGCTCGTCGAGGCATTGCGGTGGCGTTGGCCGCTGAGCGGCCTTCCGTTTGCCAGTCCGGTCCTGGGACAAGTGGACGCACCTTGGGTCGCTATCGCTCCTCTGGCTGGCTCTCTCGGTGTTCTCTTGGTGACGGCAGCAGTTGGCGGCGCACTGGCGGCGGGTCTCGCTGCAGGACGAGGGAAGGCGATCACCATGGCAGCCTTCTCACTTGCCTTGACACCCTTCGTCCTGTCAGGCCCGTGGCCAGTGTCTGTCGAGAACGGTCGGGCGGATGTAGTTCGTGTCGCAATCGTGCAAGGCGGTGGACCGACCGGTACGTCGGCCGCGACAGGCGATCCCGCTGTTCCGCTACGCCGTGCACTTGCCCTCAGTGCCGACATCCCGGAAGAGACTGATCTCGTCGTGTGGGCCGAGAACGTCATTCAGGTGTCCTTCCCCTTCGAGGACAGCGACGTGGCGGCGTCGTTGGGGGTACTGGCAGCAGAGAACCATACGACGATGCTGGTCGGTGTGACCGAGAACGACGACGCTCTGGGCGAGGTTCCTCGCTTTCGCAATGCGGCAGTCGTTGTGGAAGGGGATGGTCAGGTGGGTGACCGCTACGAGAAGGTGATCAGGGTGCCGTTCGGGGAGTACGTCCCGTTACGTGATCTGCTGGCTCGGGTGGTCGATCTCAGCCGCGTGCCCCGAGATGCGATCGTGGGTGAAGGTCCGCCGACCGTTCAGACTTCACTCGGCACCATCGGGACGGTCATCTCGTTCGAGGCGATGTTCCCACAGCGCGTCCGGGCTGCCGTTTCCGCAGGAGGTCAATTCCTCGTGGTGCCGACGAACGCGTCATCCTACGTCGGGCCAGACGTGCCAGCACAACAACTGGCAGGTGCCCGTCTGCGCGCCATGGAGACGGGCAGGGCGATAGCCCAAGCTGCCCCGACCGGCTATTCGGCCATCATCGACCCGGACGGGACGGTCAGGCGGCTGAGCCAGCTCGGCTCCGGAGAGGTTCTGACGGGCGAAGTCATGAAGCGGACGGCCTTGACGCCGTTCGTACGGTTCGGGGACGGTCCGACGCTACTGGCAGCGTCTGTTTTCGTGGGCGTGGCTTGGGCCCCGACCGCCTACTCCCGTTGGTCTAGAAGCCGTTCCATGTACTCGATCTCGCTGGACTGA
- the ccsA gene encoding cytochrome c biogenesis protein CcsA — MNPAADAPVTTDTGSAGYVRRTSLWARAATGAMTAAVFMIVVAPPDRLQGDVQRLLYVHVPTAWLAYLAFAVTLLGSAAWLATRRQRWDRLAAASAEVGVVFTGLTLALGSIWGKPVWGVWWTWDPRLVTTALLFFVYLGYLALRRATIDPVLRARRSALLGIVSFIQVPVIHFSVVWWRTLHQPATVLRPSAASMAPSMLAALFASLAAFTLIYVVLLRTRIRLLTLEELAEARTAERPVAGDDVRPVAVAGGTSDG; from the coding sequence ATGAACCCGGCAGCCGATGCCCCGGTCACAACGGATACCGGAAGCGCGGGGTATGTCCGGCGGACATCGCTGTGGGCCCGAGCCGCCACCGGCGCCATGACGGCGGCAGTGTTCATGATCGTGGTCGCACCCCCCGACCGGCTTCAGGGCGATGTCCAACGCCTTCTCTACGTCCATGTCCCGACGGCATGGCTCGCCTATCTGGCCTTCGCCGTAACGCTGCTCGGCTCGGCCGCTTGGCTGGCCACGCGGCGCCAGAGGTGGGATCGTCTGGCGGCAGCGTCTGCGGAAGTCGGCGTGGTCTTCACCGGGCTCACCCTGGCGTTGGGCTCGATCTGGGGCAAGCCGGTGTGGGGGGTCTGGTGGACCTGGGATCCCCGTCTGGTCACCACGGCTCTGCTCTTCTTCGTCTACCTCGGGTACCTCGCACTACGACGGGCAACGATAGATCCGGTGTTGCGCGCCCGACGTTCGGCCCTCCTCGGAATCGTCTCCTTCATTCAGGTCCCGGTCATCCACTTCTCCGTGGTGTGGTGGCGGACGCTTCATCAACCGGCAACTGTCCTGCGCCCGTCGGCGGCCAGCATGGCACCGTCGATGCTGGCGGCCTTGTTCGCAAGTCTGGCGGCGTTCACGCTGATCTACGTCGTGCTGCTTCGGACCCGCATTCGCCTTCTGACGCTCGAGGAACTCGCTGAGGCGCGAACTGCTGAACGTCCCGTCGCCGGGGACGATGTGCGTCCGGTTGCGGTGGCAGGTGGGACATCCGATGGATGA
- a CDS encoding M23 family metallopeptidase, which yields MAVLASSTSAASAQTQSDLEELENRIDEAEDESSGIQDEIEGTVAQLDVIVAAQRETQATLNELESELGEAEADLEDRERVLAATQAQLDQTAARLETTETELQTAETEFGESVRQEYMSTAPTGVTALLSVRRAADVSVASSYLERITQDQLSGAEQLEVLRATLAADRDERARLRSLREGQRAAAAAERDNVASLVRQQAELVAAQQAQAEEKQGVLAALQRDRESATALVAELEQESDELRQELAEIAARQEAERVAAAEAAAAAAESAEETDAAAAASTSSFTGDDDSAASTSAARPSDGDSDPTDPPVDDDAAAGEAGTSTAEPDVAQAAPVDQTVSSGGFSIPVAGRVSSEFGYRIHPISGVSKLHAGMDIAAPGGTPIGAAGAGTVIFAGWRGGYGNAVIIDHGGGITTLYAHQSQLASSTGDVVSQGQVIGYVGTTGYSTGNHLHWEVRDAGSPVDPRSHM from the coding sequence GTGGCTGTTCTCGCATCCTCGACATCGGCGGCATCGGCGCAGACCCAGTCGGACCTCGAGGAACTGGAGAATCGGATCGATGAGGCCGAGGACGAGTCATCGGGCATCCAGGACGAGATCGAGGGGACGGTGGCGCAGTTGGACGTGATCGTGGCTGCGCAGCGAGAGACCCAAGCCACGCTCAACGAGTTGGAGTCCGAACTGGGCGAAGCGGAAGCCGACCTTGAGGACCGCGAGCGTGTCCTGGCGGCCACGCAGGCTCAGCTGGACCAGACCGCCGCCAGACTGGAGACGACGGAAACCGAACTCCAGACTGCCGAAACCGAGTTCGGAGAATCGGTGAGGCAGGAGTACATGTCCACCGCCCCAACGGGGGTGACCGCACTCCTCAGCGTTCGCCGCGCCGCCGATGTCTCCGTGGCATCAAGTTACCTGGAACGCATAACGCAAGACCAACTGAGCGGCGCTGAGCAACTCGAGGTACTGCGCGCCACGCTTGCGGCCGACCGCGACGAACGAGCGCGGCTGCGATCGCTACGCGAGGGACAGCGGGCAGCCGCAGCCGCCGAGAGAGACAACGTCGCGTCACTGGTCAGGCAGCAGGCGGAGCTCGTTGCGGCCCAGCAGGCTCAGGCCGAGGAGAAGCAGGGAGTGCTGGCCGCCTTGCAGCGCGACCGGGAGTCTGCAACTGCGCTGGTGGCAGAGCTCGAGCAGGAGTCGGATGAACTGCGACAGGAACTGGCCGAGATCGCCGCGCGCCAAGAGGCTGAACGCGTGGCAGCGGCCGAAGCCGCAGCAGCGGCAGCGGAGTCAGCTGAGGAGACGGATGCAGCGGCCGCGGCCTCGACGTCTTCGTTCACTGGTGACGATGATTCGGCAGCGTCGACCTCTGCCGCACGTCCATCGGACGGCGACAGCGACCCGACCGATCCACCAGTGGATGACGATGCGGCGGCAGGGGAAGCAGGCACCTCTACGGCGGAGCCCGATGTGGCGCAGGCGGCCCCCGTTGATCAGACCGTTTCCTCCGGTGGGTTCTCCATACCGGTGGCTGGCCGGGTCAGTTCTGAATTCGGGTATCGGATCCATCCGATCAGCGGGGTCAGCAAGCTGCACGCCGGCATGGACATCGCCGCGCCGGGGGGCACCCCAATCGGTGCAGCTGGTGCAGGAACGGTCATCTTCGCCGGTTGGCGAGGCGGGTATGGGAACGCTGTGATCATCGATCACGGCGGAGGGATCACCACGCTGTACGCCCACCAGTCGCAACTGGCGTCCAGCACTGGTGATGTTGTCTCGCAAGGCCAAGTCATCGGCTATGTCGGCACCACGGGCTACTCGACTGGGAACCACCTTCATTGGGAAGTCCGCGACGCTGGCTCACCGGTCGACCCGCGCTCCCACATGTGA
- a CDS encoding cytochrome c-type biogenesis protein produces the protein MPERVRGLLAPLVAVVLLTVIIGAVISRAPVEDDLAGSLAGRLRCPVCQAESVAASPSDTARAMEAQIEEFVAEGRSEEEIIRYYTDRYGDWVLLDPPARGATLALWLAPGVLAAGGVGLVGLQVRGRRHD, from the coding sequence ATGCCTGAGCGCGTGCGCGGTCTGCTGGCCCCACTCGTCGCTGTGGTGCTGCTCACGGTGATCATCGGTGCCGTGATCTCGAGGGCGCCGGTCGAGGACGATCTCGCGGGGTCCCTGGCCGGGCGTCTGAGGTGTCCGGTCTGCCAAGCCGAATCCGTCGCCGCATCCCCGTCCGATACGGCACGGGCGATGGAAGCACAGATCGAAGAGTTTGTCGCCGAGGGGCGGTCCGAGGAGGAGATCATCCGCTACTACACCGACCGGTATGGCGACTGGGTGCTCCTAGACCCTCCGGCCCGAGGTGCAACCTTGGCTCTGTGGCTTGCCCCAGGCGTTCTGGCAGCGGGTGGCGTGGGCCTGGTTGGACTGCAGGTTCGTGGTCGACGACATGACTGA
- a CDS encoding BlaI/MecI/CopY family transcriptional regulator has product MATPTSNARLKELLGSLEHAVMQDLWDQGSATVSSVHKRLNESRGANEALAYTTVMTVLVRLTDKGWLSRSKPGRGYQYTPRYSDEELLEHMSGAEVAQLVARYGDAALVHFAGALEHADPDLLEMVIAMVEADE; this is encoded by the coding sequence GTGGCTACGCCGACGTCAAATGCGCGGCTGAAGGAGCTTCTCGGCTCGTTGGAACATGCGGTGATGCAGGATCTCTGGGACCAGGGATCGGCCACGGTGTCCTCAGTCCACAAGCGGCTGAACGAGAGCCGCGGAGCCAACGAGGCGTTGGCGTACACGACCGTGATGACGGTTCTGGTTCGACTGACGGACAAGGGATGGCTATCTCGCAGCAAGCCAGGGCGCGGCTACCAGTACACACCGCGCTACAGCGATGAAGAACTGCTCGAACACATGAGTGGTGCGGAAGTAGCGCAACTTGTCGCACGGTACGGCGATGCGGCGCTCGTTCACTTCGCAGGCGCGCTTGAACACGCGGACCCGGACTTGCTCGAGATGGTGATCGCGATGGTCGAGGCAGATGAGTAA
- a CDS encoding M56 family metallopeptidase, which produces MSKWLVPQGLAASLTATCLIGLVVGHAGPAHLLGAFGLLLAAVAALVAGQLVVQYRIARAASRQTTSRTVEGVLVWCGSLDGRAFVAGLWTPRIYIDDRLLGMLERDELKAVIFHELAHTKSWDPVRRAVIEGLGRVIRRLPGGQELVERSVAAMEIRADRAAMAEGASRRGLASALLKMPQARSLLVGFVTATDLRIRALLGDGRCCEPLPRQSPAPALATGTALVVSVAVFAAHHVWVGVPPI; this is translated from the coding sequence ATGAGTAAGTGGTTGGTTCCGCAGGGCCTCGCGGCGTCGTTGACGGCCACGTGCCTCATTGGTCTCGTGGTAGGCCATGCGGGGCCCGCCCATCTGCTCGGTGCGTTCGGGCTACTCCTCGCCGCGGTTGCAGCCTTGGTGGCTGGCCAGTTGGTCGTGCAGTATCGAATTGCGCGGGCGGCGAGCCGGCAGACCACCTCACGAACCGTCGAGGGGGTCTTGGTGTGGTGCGGGTCGCTTGATGGCCGCGCGTTCGTGGCGGGACTGTGGACTCCCAGGATCTACATCGACGACCGCTTGCTCGGCATGCTGGAGCGAGACGAATTGAAGGCCGTGATCTTCCACGAGTTGGCGCATACCAAATCTTGGGATCCGGTCCGGCGGGCCGTGATTGAAGGGCTAGGTCGCGTCATCCGTCGGCTGCCGGGCGGTCAGGAGTTGGTGGAACGCAGTGTCGCCGCGATGGAGATTCGAGCCGATCGGGCAGCCATGGCCGAGGGCGCGAGCCGTCGTGGATTGGCCTCAGCCCTGCTCAAGATGCCGCAGGCGCGATCGTTGCTCGTCGGGTTCGTGACGGCGACTGACCTACGAATTCGGGCCTTGCTGGGGGATGGGCGGTGCTGTGAGCCGTTGCCACGACAGTCACCAGCTCCGGCGCTGGCTACAGGCACGGCGCTTGTCGTGTCCGTCGCGGTGTTCGCTGCTCACCATGTCTGGGTTGGTGTTCCCCCGATCTGA
- a CDS encoding tetratricopeptide repeat protein, which produces MTDMRMRALVDRRAMALRDLEETSLQVSQGEIDADTADELLGRFRRDVARVEREIEELDEDLDEVQPPDTASKSGRSSKRALAGVLGLVVLLAAAGVVMMTELDDRAPGGFVTNADEDIPPAGRDLADVTMEEMEEVVAANPQITDMRLALADRYFMAGDDRSALDHYMVVLEQRDEPEAMTRVASILAGQGEVELAEELANLALREDPDSVEARYVLASVQIALGQASVAVETLAPLLARTDLSPADARTVDEIAEQAEQAAG; this is translated from the coding sequence ATGACTGACATGCGGATGCGGGCTCTGGTGGACCGACGGGCCATGGCTCTGCGGGACCTCGAGGAGACGAGTCTGCAGGTCTCCCAAGGAGAAATTGACGCGGACACCGCCGACGAACTGCTCGGGCGCTTCCGGCGTGATGTCGCGCGCGTCGAACGTGAGATCGAGGAACTGGACGAGGATCTCGATGAGGTCCAGCCCCCTGACACGGCGTCCAAGAGTGGGAGGTCCTCCAAGCGGGCGTTGGCCGGAGTGCTGGGACTCGTCGTCCTCTTGGCGGCAGCGGGCGTCGTGATGATGACGGAACTGGACGATCGCGCCCCTGGTGGCTTCGTGACGAACGCCGACGAGGACATCCCGCCAGCAGGTCGGGATCTCGCTGACGTGACGATGGAGGAGATGGAGGAGGTGGTCGCAGCCAACCCGCAGATCACGGACATGCGCCTGGCATTGGCAGACCGCTACTTCATGGCCGGAGACGACCGGAGCGCCCTGGACCACTACATGGTCGTGTTGGAGCAGCGGGACGAGCCAGAAGCAATGACGCGAGTGGCGTCCATCCTCGCCGGACAAGGCGAGGTCGAGTTGGCCGAAGAGCTGGCCAACCTGGCGCTGCGAGAGGACCCTGACAGCGTGGAGGCACGCTACGTACTGGCCAGCGTTCAGATCGCTCTCGGCCAGGCCTCGGTCGCAGTTGAGACCCTGGCACCGCTACTGGCCCGGACCGACCTGTCACCGGCCGATGCGAGGACTGTTGACGAGATTGCTGAGCAGGCAGAGCAGGCGGCTGGATGA
- the ccmA gene encoding heme ABC exporter ATP-binding protein CcmA, with translation MSLFAGECVTVEGHNGSGKTSLLRLLAGLVQPAAGHGEVLGVPLGFRPHLPDSVAMVGHETSLHPDLTVHENLQLVGDLLGRPRREIDTQLHRVGLEALAGRVVSGCSAGMRRRAEFARVGLISPDLLLLDEPDTSLDGDARQVVDDAIADVLGRRGTVVLVSHDPARAAMLATRRTELRHGRLAAV, from the coding sequence TTGTCCCTCTTTGCGGGCGAATGCGTCACCGTGGAAGGCCACAACGGCAGCGGCAAGACGTCGCTCCTTCGTCTGCTCGCCGGGCTGGTCCAGCCGGCTGCCGGCCACGGGGAGGTGTTGGGAGTACCGCTTGGCTTCAGACCGCACCTCCCCGACTCCGTCGCCATGGTAGGGCATGAGACGTCGCTACATCCCGACCTCACCGTGCACGAGAATCTGCAGCTCGTCGGGGATCTTCTCGGACGTCCGCGTCGTGAGATCGACACGCAACTCCATCGCGTCGGCCTCGAGGCGCTGGCAGGCCGTGTGGTGAGCGGGTGTTCGGCGGGGATGCGTCGGCGTGCGGAGTTCGCGCGGGTGGGCCTGATCTCTCCCGACCTGTTGCTGTTGGATGAGCCCGACACCAGCCTTGACGGCGATGCCCGTCAGGTCGTGGACGATGCCATCGCGGACGTCCTTGGCCGTCGAGGGACCGTCGTCTTGGTGTCTCACGACCCGGCAAGAGCAGCGATGCTTGCCACGCGGCGGACAGAGCTTCGTCATGGGCGACTGGCAGCCGTGTGA
- a CDS encoding heme exporter protein CcmB produces the protein MSSSHVRLDALVPLVRAELVAERRTGQAAGLVLPFAAAALVVLAIAVGADAALLRRIGPGLYWAVVILFGSLVTARPSVESSTPHREMLALLGVDPIASYLANTVAAAAMIGVLQAILAPVALVLFDLPLRALASTVAVAVLGSLALASIGTLAAELSRDQRIGASFIPLITTPLAVPLAIAAVQVAEAETYDGASLPWLLLVAAMAVVALASGVLVARFTGGSA, from the coding sequence GTGAGCAGTTCACACGTCCGCTTGGATGCTCTCGTCCCACTTGTTCGCGCTGAATTGGTGGCAGAAAGACGGACGGGGCAGGCAGCGGGACTCGTCCTGCCCTTCGCCGCCGCAGCGTTGGTGGTGCTGGCCATTGCTGTAGGGGCCGATGCGGCACTTCTCCGGCGCATCGGCCCCGGACTGTACTGGGCAGTGGTCATCCTGTTCGGCAGTCTGGTCACGGCTCGGCCTTCGGTCGAGTCGAGCACCCCACACCGTGAGATGCTTGCACTCCTGGGAGTGGACCCGATTGCTTCCTACCTGGCCAACACGGTTGCCGCCGCTGCCATGATCGGGGTCCTCCAGGCGATCTTGGCTCCCGTCGCCCTTGTGTTGTTCGATCTGCCGCTCCGGGCACTGGCCTCGACCGTCGCTGTCGCTGTCCTCGGATCCTTGGCGCTCGCGTCGATCGGCACACTTGCGGCAGAGTTGAGCCGTGACCAGCGCATCGGTGCTTCCTTCATCCCCCTGATCACGACTCCTCTTGCCGTGCCGCTTGCCATCGCTGCCGTACAGGTTGCCGAGGCGGAGACCTACGACGGCGCATCCCTGCCCTGGTTGTTGCTCGTCGCCGCGATGGCTGTCGTTGCGCTGGCGAGTGGCGTCCTCGTAGCCCGATTCACCGGAGGAAGCGCATGA
- a CDS encoding cytochrome c biogenesis CcdA family protein, whose protein sequence is MEAGNQGCLVDVVAIPSWYVPAGNLRVIELLTTGALAVVAGVVSFTSPCALPLVPGYVAFVSGMDDPSGAPRRIWAGAVLFVVGFGLTFTALGAAATAVGFFLASRADVLDRVAGVVIVVMGVSMLGVIRIPWLQRERRFRLDTLPQGPGGALPLGAAFALGWTPCVGPVLASILATASTQTSVARGALLLACYAAGLSLPFLVIARGLVRGRRTWSWLVHHTRRIEVAGGVLLIGMGIAISTGGWTILMSRMLGWYARFGWPPI, encoded by the coding sequence GTGGAGGCGGGCAATCAGGGGTGCCTGGTGGACGTCGTCGCCATACCGTCGTGGTATGTCCCCGCTGGCAACCTGCGCGTGATCGAACTCCTCACCACCGGTGCGTTGGCGGTCGTCGCCGGAGTGGTCTCCTTCACGTCTCCCTGCGCGCTTCCCCTGGTGCCCGGTTATGTGGCGTTCGTATCCGGGATGGACGACCCGTCCGGTGCCCCGCGGCGCATCTGGGCCGGAGCGGTGCTGTTCGTGGTTGGCTTCGGACTGACGTTCACGGCCTTGGGCGCGGCTGCCACCGCCGTCGGCTTCTTCCTCGCGTCGCGCGCGGACGTCCTGGATCGGGTAGCGGGAGTCGTCATCGTTGTCATGGGCGTCAGCATGCTCGGAGTCATCCGCATTCCGTGGCTGCAACGCGAACGCCGATTTCGGCTCGATACCCTGCCACAGGGCCCTGGTGGTGCTCTCCCGCTCGGCGCGGCCTTCGCCCTGGGATGGACACCCTGTGTGGGCCCAGTCCTGGCCAGCATTCTGGCCACCGCGTCGACCCAGACCAGCGTCGCCCGTGGGGCCCTCCTGCTCGCCTGCTATGCCGCCGGACTCAGTCTGCCGTTCCTCGTGATCGCGCGTGGGCTCGTGCGCGGTCGACGGACGTGGTCGTGGTTGGTCCACCACACCCGCCGTATCGAGGTAGCCGGTGGGGTGCTGCTGATCGGCATGGGTATCGCCATCTCGACCGGCGGGTGGACCATCTTGATGAGTCGGATGCTCGGCTGGTACGCCCGGTTCGGTTGGCCCCCGATCTGA
- a CDS encoding heme lyase CcmF/NrfE family subunit has translation MTRLLANAFLTVGTVAALGLLTTAVSSARRRPLPGPTPRAFAAACLLAAGAAFLALEFALLTDDFSIAYVADNHARSTPLLFSVATAWAALEGSIVLWCLVLAFFTWLFVRSVPANDRLGMAATAVIAVVAVFFFGLVLTVANPFGVVANPLPDGPGPNPLLLNHPLMAVHPPLLYLGYIAVTIPFGLGVGALLVGDAGSGWLIRTRNWALLSWVFLTAGIGVGALWSYEVLGWGGYWSWDPVENASLMPWLVLTAFLHSSIAQVRRGALSAWNVLLVIATFSLTILGTFLTRSGVVASVHSFTQSEIGPALLGFFVVVVVLSLSLMGSRAHLVSSPPRIERLLSREGAFLANNLLFTLLTLVVLLGTTYPIVLEAFTGQQVSVGRPFFDRFAGPIGLVLLLAMAVGSVLPYRALRPSVLWNRLQVPVIVALAAGATTALAVEASIWLVSTVSLAALVCLIPVSEAARRTSGSVLDRRRALARMVRGDRRYWGGQLGHVGFAVLALGVVMSGVLGSDATVELRRGEVVPVLDRALRFDGLREVEQVNRTVTTASIAVIEGGAEVAQMSPGLNTYPARGQSVASPSVRTTLTGDLYLAIRDMEKDRVVLEVYWWPVQWIVWVGIALMVLGGAWALSGRRKTTRGVQQRTADFSPLEASEKAHA, from the coding sequence ATGACACGGCTGTTGGCCAATGCATTCCTCACGGTGGGCACGGTTGCCGCGCTCGGATTGCTGACGACCGCAGTGTCTTCCGCCCGCAGGCGTCCGCTGCCCGGCCCCACGCCACGTGCCTTCGCCGCAGCGTGTCTCCTCGCGGCTGGGGCCGCCTTTCTCGCCCTCGAGTTCGCGCTCTTGACTGACGACTTCAGCATCGCCTACGTCGCCGACAACCACGCCCGCTCCACACCGTTGCTGTTCAGCGTCGCCACGGCTTGGGCGGCGCTCGAGGGCAGCATCGTGCTGTGGTGTCTTGTTCTGGCGTTCTTCACGTGGTTGTTCGTGCGGAGCGTGCCCGCCAATGACCGCCTGGGCATGGCCGCAACAGCGGTGATCGCCGTCGTGGCCGTCTTCTTCTTCGGGCTGGTTCTGACGGTCGCCAATCCGTTCGGCGTCGTCGCAAACCCCCTGCCGGACGGTCCCGGCCCGAATCCCCTGCTGTTGAACCATCCACTCATGGCCGTCCATCCGCCGCTGCTGTACCTGGGCTACATCGCGGTCACGATTCCCTTCGGCCTTGGCGTGGGTGCACTTCTGGTCGGTGACGCCGGTTCCGGATGGTTGATCCGGACACGCAACTGGGCCTTGCTCTCCTGGGTGTTCCTCACCGCAGGGATTGGCGTTGGGGCGCTGTGGTCCTATGAGGTCCTGGGGTGGGGAGGGTACTGGTCGTGGGACCCTGTCGAGAACGCCTCGCTGATGCCGTGGTTGGTCCTGACAGCGTTCTTGCACTCGAGCATCGCGCAAGTTCGACGCGGCGCGCTCAGCGCCTGGAACGTGTTGCTCGTCATCGCGACGTTCTCGTTGACGATCCTGGGGACATTCCTGACACGGTCCGGAGTGGTTGCGTCAGTCCACAGCTTCACCCAATCAGAGATCGGTCCGGCGTTGCTGGGCTTCTTCGTCGTGGTTGTGGTGCTCTCCCTGTCACTGATGGGAAGCAGGGCCCACCTCGTATCGTCACCACCGCGCATCGAACGTCTACTCAGCCGCGAGGGTGCCTTCCTAGCCAACAACCTGCTCTTCACGCTGCTCACCCTGGTCGTGCTGCTCGGCACGACCTACCCCATCGTGCTGGAGGCGTTCACCGGTCAACAGGTTTCGGTAGGGCGGCCCTTCTTCGATCGGTTCGCGGGCCCCATCGGGCTGGTGCTGCTGCTGGCGATGGCCGTCGGATCGGTCCTTCCCTATCGGGCACTTCGGCCCAGCGTTCTGTGGAACCGTCTGCAAGTCCCGGTCATCGTGGCACTCGCCGCGGGTGCGACCACTGCTCTGGCCGTGGAGGCAAGCATCTGGTTGGTCAGCACGGTCAGCTTGGCGGCCCTGGTGTGCCTCATCCCGGTGAGCGAGGCGGCACGGAGAACAAGTGGGTCGGTTCTTGATCGTCGTCGCGCACTGGCCCGCATGGTGCGGGGCGATCGACGATACTGGGGTGGGCAACTGGGGCACGTCGGTTTCGCGGTGCTGGCCCTTGGCGTCGTGATGAGTGGCGTCCTGGGATCGGACGCCACGGTCGAGTTGCGCAGAGGTGAGGTGGTCCCGGTTCTGGACCGGGCCTTGCGCTTCGACGGCCTCCGAGAAGTTGAGCAGGTCAATCGAACGGTGACCACCGCCTCGATCGCCGTCATCGAGGGCGGCGCAGAGGTGGCGCAGATGTCACCGGGATTGAACACCTATCCGGCACGGGGTCAGAGCGTCGCCAGTCCGTCAGTCCGGACGACACTCACTGGTGACCTGTACCTGGCCATCCGAGACATGGAGAAGGACCGAGTCGTGCTCGAGGTCTACTGGTGGCCCGTGCAGTGGATCGTCTGGGTGGGAATCGCGTTGATGGTGCTCGGAGGGGCGTGGGCCTTGTCCGGACGCCGAAAGACCACCCGGGGTGTGCAGCAACGGACGGCGGACTTCTCACCGCTGGAAGCCTCGGAGAAGGCGCATGCCTGA